One Sphingopyxis macrogoltabida genomic region harbors:
- the nth gene encoding endonuclease III yields MKKADIFEFYRRLAELNPSPETELQFGNTYQLLVAVVLSAQATDVGVNKATRLLFEAVKTPQQMVDLGEEGLKQHIKTIGLFNAKAKNVIALSEILVRDFGGEVPADRDTLVELPGVGRKTANVVMNCAFGAETFAVDTHIFRVGNRTGLAPGKTVLAVEKKLEKETPAPFRVGAHHWLILHGRYICKARTPECWRCPVDDLCRYKPKTPAPKAKKAA; encoded by the coding sequence ATGAAAAAGGCCGATATCTTCGAATTCTACCGCCGCCTCGCCGAGCTCAACCCGAGTCCCGAGACCGAGCTGCAGTTCGGCAACACCTATCAATTGCTCGTCGCGGTGGTGCTGTCGGCGCAGGCGACCGACGTCGGGGTGAACAAGGCGACAAGGCTGCTGTTCGAGGCGGTGAAGACGCCGCAGCAAATGGTCGACCTTGGCGAAGAGGGCCTCAAACAGCACATCAAGACGATCGGGCTGTTCAATGCCAAGGCGAAGAACGTCATCGCATTGAGCGAAATCCTCGTCCGCGATTTCGGCGGCGAGGTGCCCGCCGACCGCGACACGCTCGTCGAACTTCCCGGCGTCGGGCGCAAGACCGCCAATGTCGTGATGAACTGCGCCTTTGGGGCGGAGACCTTCGCGGTCGACACGCATATCTTCCGCGTCGGCAACCGCACCGGCCTGGCGCCGGGCAAAACGGTGCTCGCGGTCGAAAAGAAGCTCGAGAAGGAAACCCCCGCGCCGTTCCGCGTCGGCGCGCATCACTGGCTGATCCTGCACGGCCGCTATATCTGCAAGGCGCGCACGCCCGAATGCTGGCGCTGCCCCGTGGACGACCTCTGCCGCTACAAGCCGAAGACGCCGGCGCCGAAAGCGAAGAAGGCGGCCTGA
- the bdcA gene encoding SDR family oxidoreductase, translating to MSDFQGKPVLVLGGSRGIGAAIVRRFASDGARVVFTYNGSREAAEQLAAETGSSAVPTDSGDRDAVIARVRDSGPLDILVVNAGFALFGDALDLDPDEVDRLIRVNVTAPYHASVEAARQMPEGGRIIVIGSVNGDRMPLPGMASYALSKSALQGMARGLARDFGPRGITINIVQPGPIDTDANPEDGPMRDLMHSFMAIKRHGRPEEVAGMVAWLAGPEAGFVTGAMHTIDGAFGA from the coding sequence ATGTCCGATTTCCAAGGAAAACCCGTTCTGGTCCTCGGCGGCAGCCGCGGCATCGGCGCGGCCATCGTTCGCCGCTTCGCATCCGACGGCGCCAGGGTCGTCTTTACCTATAACGGGTCGCGTGAGGCGGCGGAGCAGCTCGCAGCCGAAACCGGCAGCAGCGCGGTACCGACCGACAGCGGCGATCGCGACGCGGTGATCGCGCGCGTCCGCGACAGCGGGCCACTCGACATACTGGTCGTCAATGCAGGCTTCGCGCTGTTCGGCGACGCGCTCGACCTCGATCCCGACGAGGTCGACCGGCTGATCCGCGTCAATGTGACCGCCCCCTATCATGCGTCGGTCGAGGCGGCGCGGCAGATGCCCGAGGGCGGGCGGATCATCGTCATCGGATCGGTCAACGGCGACCGCATGCCGCTCCCCGGCATGGCGTCCTATGCGCTGAGCAAATCGGCGCTTCAGGGCATGGCGCGCGGACTGGCGCGCGATTTCGGGCCGCGCGGGATCACCATCAACATCGTCCAGCCCGGACCGATCGATACCGATGCGAATCCCGAGGACGGCCCGATGCGCGACCTGATGCACAGCTTCATGGCGATCAAGCGCCACGGCCGTCCCGAGGAAGTCGCCGGCATGGTCGCCTGGCTCGCGGGGCCCGAAGCGGGCTTCGTCACCGGCGCGATGCACACGATTGACGGCGCGTTCGGGGCGTGA
- a CDS encoding TetR/AcrR family transcriptional regulator — protein sequence MVTTNKSRARGRPRRFDPDAAVVTAQQLFHERGYDAVSVADVTDALGINPPSFYAAFGSKAELYARVLDHWTVTAGIPLDRILRPNVPVASALAAMLEEAARLYASGPDAGGCLVLEGTRCNDERAREAARARGAAAERVIRDFVAARHPGEAESVTDYVGTIMLGLSAKARSGHDLPRLLATARLAGSVLAQTLPE from the coding sequence ATGGTAACTACAAATAAATCCCGTGCCCGCGGACGCCCGCGCCGCTTCGATCCCGATGCGGCGGTCGTGACGGCGCAGCAGCTTTTTCACGAACGCGGCTATGACGCCGTCAGCGTCGCCGACGTCACCGATGCGCTGGGGATCAATCCGCCGAGCTTCTATGCCGCCTTCGGCAGCAAGGCGGAACTTTATGCGCGCGTGCTCGACCATTGGACCGTCACGGCAGGCATCCCGCTCGATCGGATCCTGCGCCCGAATGTTCCCGTCGCAAGCGCGCTTGCCGCGATGCTGGAAGAAGCGGCGCGTCTTTACGCGTCGGGTCCGGACGCGGGCGGCTGCCTCGTGCTCGAGGGAACCCGATGCAACGACGAGCGCGCGCGCGAGGCTGCGCGGGCGCGCGGTGCCGCCGCGGAAAGGGTGATCCGCGACTTTGTCGCCGCGCGTCATCCCGGCGAGGCCGAAAGCGTGACCGACTATGTCGGCACGATCATGCTCGGGTTGTCGGCAAAGGCGCGGAGCGGGCATGATTTGCCGCGGCTCCTTGCGACCGCGCGCCTCGCCGGAAGCGTCCTCGCGCAAACCCTGCCCGAATAG
- a CDS encoding M20/M25/M40 family metallo-hydrolase: MRNLPASIALAAALLAAAPVHAKPADTETAKKILKDSIAIPTVEGRGQVPKLAAYYASVLKAAGYADSDIEITPMGETATFAATLQGTGKGKPIVLLGHMDVVEADPKDWARDPFVPVEEKGYIFGRGSEDNKFDVSMMVAAMAQLKKEGFKPKRSIILLLSGDEETSMLTTRALAAKYKNAEFALNGDGGGGLIGEDGKPQYYGLQAGEKTYADFTLEVTNPGGHSSRPSDTNAIVQLSTALAKVGAYRFTPQQNELTKVGMPIVADQVGGDIGAALKAFAANPADAKAIAAIRADPEYIGQIGTTCVPTLVKGGHAENALPQRATANINCRIFPGVPVEAVRAELEKVIADPAVKVNPDPEASASDASPLRPDVMAAVTKAVHARAPGLPIIPSMSAGATDSYHFRMQGVPSYGVAGLFSKATDSYAHGLDERVPADAIAPALAHWDSLLRDLSK; encoded by the coding sequence ATGCGCAACCTTCCTGCCTCCATCGCCCTCGCCGCCGCCTTGCTGGCCGCCGCGCCCGTCCATGCCAAGCCCGCCGATACCGAGACGGCGAAAAAGATCCTGAAGGACAGCATCGCGATCCCGACGGTCGAGGGGCGCGGTCAGGTTCCCAAGCTCGCGGCCTATTATGCGAGCGTGCTGAAAGCCGCGGGCTATGCCGACAGCGATATCGAGATCACGCCGATGGGCGAGACCGCGACCTTCGCCGCGACGCTTCAGGGCACGGGCAAAGGCAAGCCGATCGTGCTGCTCGGTCATATGGACGTTGTCGAGGCCGACCCCAAGGACTGGGCGCGCGACCCCTTCGTGCCGGTCGAGGAGAAGGGCTATATCTTCGGCCGCGGGTCGGAGGACAACAAGTTCGACGTGTCGATGATGGTCGCGGCGATGGCCCAGCTCAAGAAAGAGGGCTTCAAGCCGAAGCGCTCGATCATCCTGCTGCTGTCGGGCGACGAGGAAACCTCGATGCTGACGACGCGCGCGCTCGCCGCCAAATACAAGAATGCCGAATTTGCCTTGAACGGCGACGGCGGCGGCGGGCTGATCGGCGAGGACGGCAAGCCCCAATATTACGGGCTGCAGGCGGGTGAGAAGACCTATGCCGACTTCACGCTCGAAGTGACAAACCCCGGCGGGCATAGTTCGCGCCCGTCGGACACCAATGCGATCGTCCAGCTTTCGACCGCGCTCGCTAAGGTCGGCGCCTATCGCTTCACGCCGCAGCAGAATGAGTTGACCAAGGTCGGCATGCCGATCGTCGCCGATCAGGTCGGCGGCGACATCGGCGCGGCACTGAAAGCCTTTGCCGCCAATCCGGCCGATGCGAAAGCGATCGCCGCGATCCGCGCCGACCCCGAATATATCGGCCAGATCGGCACCACCTGCGTGCCCACACTGGTCAAGGGTGGCCACGCCGAAAATGCGCTGCCGCAGCGTGCGACGGCGAACATCAACTGCCGCATCTTCCCCGGCGTACCCGTCGAAGCGGTGCGTGCCGAGCTCGAAAAGGTCATCGCCGACCCGGCGGTCAAGGTGAACCCCGATCCCGAGGCGAGCGCCAGCGACGCGTCGCCGCTGCGTCCCGATGTGATGGCGGCGGTGACGAAGGCGGTGCATGCTCGCGCGCCCGGCCTGCCGATCATCCCGTCGATGAGCGCGGGCGCGACCGACAGTTATCATTTCCGCATGCAGGGCGTGCCGAGCTACGGCGTCGCGGGCCTGTTCTCGAAGGCGACCGACAGCTACGCCCACGGTCTCGACGAGCGCGTGCCGGCCGACGCGATCGCCCCGGCGCTGGCGCATTGGGACAGCCTGCTGCGCGATCTGTCGAAATAG
- a CDS encoding AraC family transcriptional regulator codes for MTTLAEMRSILLRHRATDGIDPCALPRVSLVRSSEPSHPMPVVYEPSLCLAVSGRKRVLLGDASFIYDSAQFLVVSVVLPVSGMVVDASTDDPYLCLKLDLDVAVLGELLLAHDARVPRSDHTPSIAVGDTDAGLLDAALRLLRLLDAPDDIAALAPLAEREILYRLLTGPQGAMLRHIATADTRLHQISRAVTWIKDHYAGTLSIDHLAGLAGMSPSSFHEHFKKVTRFSPLQYRTRLRLLEARRLMVSDAMDAASAGFQVGYDSPSQFNRDYSRAFGLPPLRDAARLRAAPEFGLSA; via the coding sequence ATGACGACACTTGCTGAAATGCGTTCCATATTGCTTCGCCACCGCGCCACCGACGGGATCGACCCGTGCGCGCTACCGCGCGTATCGCTTGTCCGTAGCTCCGAACCGAGCCATCCGATGCCGGTCGTTTACGAACCGTCGCTGTGCCTCGCGGTCAGCGGCCGCAAGCGCGTGCTGCTGGGCGATGCCAGCTTCATCTATGACAGCGCGCAGTTTCTGGTCGTGTCGGTCGTCCTGCCGGTGAGCGGGATGGTCGTCGATGCGAGCACCGACGATCCCTATCTGTGCCTGAAGCTCGACCTCGACGTCGCGGTGCTCGGCGAGCTGCTGCTCGCGCACGATGCGCGGGTGCCGCGCAGCGACCATACCCCGTCGATCGCGGTCGGCGATACCGACGCGGGCCTCCTCGACGCGGCGCTCCGCCTGCTCCGCCTGCTCGATGCGCCGGACGACATTGCCGCGCTGGCGCCGCTCGCCGAGCGCGAGATCCTGTACCGGCTGCTGACCGGCCCGCAGGGCGCGATGCTCCGCCACATTGCGACCGCCGACACCCGGCTGCACCAGATCAGCCGCGCCGTGACGTGGATCAAGGACCATTATGCCGGCACGCTCAGTATCGACCATCTGGCGGGGCTAGCCGGAATGAGCCCGTCGTCCTTCCACGAGCATTTCAAGAAGGTAACGCGCTTCAGCCCGCTGCAATATCGCACGCGCCTGCGCCTGCTCGAGGCGCGACGGCTGATGGTGTCGGACGCCATGGACGCCGCGAGCGCGGGTTTCCAGGTCGGCTATGACAGCCCCTCGCAGTTCAACCGCGACTACAGCCGCGCCTTCGGCCTGCCGCCGCTGCGCGACGCCGCAAGGCTCCGCGCGGCGCCTGAGTTCGGCTTGTCGGCGTAG
- a CDS encoding SDR family oxidoreductase: protein MNTTDKVILITGASSGIGAATARELAAAGAKLLLGARRTDRLEALAAEIVAAGGAAEYRALDVTSRDNMQAFVEHAVARFGRIDVLVNNAGIMPLSPLAALETQNWDAMIDVNIRGVLNGIAAALPGFTTQGSGHFVNVASLGAHYVVPTGAVYCATKFAVWAITDGIRQEHRDVRATIISPGVVESELGHDITDPGSAAAMAEFRSVAITPDAIARAIRFAVEQPDDVDVSEIIVRPVKGSF from the coding sequence ATGAACACCACCGACAAAGTCATCCTGATCACCGGCGCCAGCAGCGGCATCGGCGCGGCAACGGCGCGCGAGCTCGCCGCCGCCGGCGCGAAGCTGCTGCTCGGCGCCCGGCGCACCGACCGGCTCGAAGCGCTGGCCGCCGAAATCGTCGCGGCGGGTGGTGCCGCCGAATATCGCGCGCTCGATGTCACCAGCCGCGACAACATGCAGGCGTTCGTCGAGCACGCCGTCGCGCGTTTCGGCCGCATCGACGTGCTCGTCAACAATGCCGGCATCATGCCGCTGTCGCCGCTCGCTGCGCTCGAAACGCAGAATTGGGACGCGATGATCGACGTCAATATCCGCGGCGTCCTCAACGGCATCGCGGCGGCGCTTCCCGGCTTTACCACGCAGGGTTCGGGTCATTTCGTCAATGTCGCCTCGCTCGGCGCCCATTATGTCGTGCCGACCGGTGCGGTCTATTGCGCGACCAAGTTCGCGGTCTGGGCGATCACCGACGGCATCCGGCAGGAGCATCGGGACGTGCGCGCGACGATCATCTCGCCCGGCGTCGTCGAATCGGAGCTTGGCCATGACATCACCGATCCGGGCAGCGCCGCCGCCATGGCCGAATTCCGCAGCGTCGCGATCACTCCCGATGCGATCGCCCGCGCGATCCGTTTCGCGGTCGAGCAGCCTGATGACGTCGATGTCAGCGAGATCATCGTGCGCCCGGTCAAGGGCAGCTTCTGA
- a CDS encoding TetR/AcrR family transcriptional regulator: protein MTAIRQAFTRESADARRADLIEATAACLAEHGIAGTNVRAICAKAGVSPGLLRHYFGGIDDLVAATYQATSDRMDAIFMDAVADAGGDPRARLSAYLTASFRPPVTDPELLGAWTAFWALARSDTRMAAIHTASYAGYRERLGELLTACGAADPGRLAIMLTAMVDGLWLELSLDAASFGAEAAAAMVEKAVASLLD, encoded by the coding sequence ATGACTGCCATTCGCCAAGCCTTTACGCGCGAAAGCGCCGACGCCCGCCGCGCCGACCTGATCGAAGCGACGGCGGCGTGCCTGGCCGAGCATGGCATTGCAGGGACGAATGTCCGCGCCATCTGCGCGAAGGCCGGCGTTTCGCCGGGACTGCTGCGCCATTATTTCGGCGGCATCGACGACCTCGTCGCCGCGACCTATCAAGCCACGAGCGACCGGATGGACGCGATTTTCATGGACGCGGTCGCCGACGCGGGCGGCGATCCGCGCGCGCGCCTCTCCGCCTATCTTACCGCCAGCTTCCGCCCGCCGGTGACCGATCCCGAACTGCTCGGCGCCTGGACCGCCTTTTGGGCGCTGGCGCGTAGCGATACGCGCATGGCGGCAATCCACACTGCAAGCTATGCGGGCTATCGCGAACGGCTGGGCGAGTTGCTCACCGCATGCGGCGCCGCCGATCCGGGACGGCTGGCGATCATGCTGACCGCGATGGTCGACGGGCTGTGGCTCGAACTGTCGCTCGACGCCGCCAGCTTCGGGGCGGAAGCGGCGGCGGCGATGGTCGAAAAGGCGGTGGCGTCGCTGCTCGACTAG
- a CDS encoding aromatic ring-hydroxylating oxygenase subunit alpha: MATAPLHAPNFDPQDGWSLPAWTYSDPDFYAVEMARIFRPSWQVVCHDSDIPNVGDWHSIDYCGESVILVRGTDRAVRAFTNVCRHRGSRLVDGAVGCAKKLVCPYHAWTYELDGRLTGVPDSASYPTLDKGKAGLVPVGLEQWRGFWFVRLDDDGGPSVAEMMTPYEAMVEPYRFEELGALGRVTLRPRDVNWKNVGDNYSDGLHIPVAHPGLTRLFGKSYGVEAEDRVDRMWGDLIDRPSAGWSERMYQRLLPPVPHLPADRQRHWLYFKLWPNVAFDIYPDQVDFMQWLPTGPTTCLIREISYVLPDARREMKAARYLNWRINRQVNAEDTELITRVQQGMQSKSFTMGPLSDKEVCLKHFCSRMRDIIPEARLETAPKAGWSRA, translated from the coding sequence ATGGCAACTGCACCCCTTCATGCACCGAATTTCGACCCGCAGGACGGCTGGTCGCTCCCCGCGTGGACATACAGCGATCCCGACTTTTACGCAGTCGAAATGGCACGGATCTTCCGCCCGAGCTGGCAGGTCGTCTGTCACGACAGCGATATCCCGAACGTCGGCGACTGGCACAGCATCGATTATTGCGGCGAAAGCGTCATCCTCGTGCGCGGCACCGACCGTGCGGTGCGCGCCTTCACCAATGTCTGCCGGCACCGCGGCTCGCGGCTCGTCGACGGAGCCGTCGGCTGCGCGAAGAAGCTCGTCTGCCCCTATCATGCCTGGACCTACGAGCTCGACGGCCGGCTGACCGGGGTGCCCGATTCGGCGAGCTACCCGACCCTCGACAAGGGCAAGGCGGGGCTCGTTCCGGTCGGGCTCGAACAATGGCGCGGCTTCTGGTTCGTGCGGCTCGACGATGACGGCGGTCCGTCGGTCGCCGAGATGATGACGCCTTATGAAGCGATGGTCGAACCCTATCGCTTCGAGGAACTCGGCGCACTGGGCCGCGTCACGTTGCGCCCGCGCGACGTCAACTGGAAGAATGTCGGCGACAATTATTCGGACGGGCTCCACATCCCCGTCGCGCATCCCGGCCTCACGCGCCTCTTCGGCAAAAGCTATGGCGTCGAGGCCGAGGACCGCGTCGACCGCATGTGGGGCGACCTGATCGACCGCCCGTCGGCGGGCTGGTCCGAGCGCATGTACCAGCGGCTGTTGCCGCCGGTGCCGCACCTGCCTGCGGACCGTCAGCGCCACTGGCTCTATTTCAAGCTGTGGCCGAACGTCGCCTTCGATATCTATCCCGACCAGGTCGACTTCATGCAGTGGCTGCCGACCGGGCCGACGACCTGCCTGATCCGCGAAATTTCCTATGTGCTGCCCGACGCGCGCCGCGAGATGAAGGCTGCACGCTACCTCAACTGGCGGATCAACCGGCAGGTCAATGCCGAGGACACCGAGTTGATCACCCGCGTCCAGCAGGGGATGCAGTCGAAAAGCTTCACCATGGGGCCGCTCAGCGACAAGGAAGTCTGCCTCAAGCATTTCTGTTCGCGGATGCGCGATATCATTCCCGAGGCGCGGCTCGAAACCGCGCCCAAGGCGGGGTGGAGCCGCGCTTGA
- a CDS encoding FAD-dependent oxidoreductase, which produces MNDVASVVIVGGGPAGMVAGLLLARAGVRVTLLEKHADFLRDFRGDTVHPSTLELFNEIGLLEELLKEPHAAIDTMTLGLLGGRYTIATMKHLPVAARFVAMMPQWDLLDFIAGQGKRYPTFDLRMSTEATGLTYDAANRVSGVTLASGEALPARLVIAADGRRSVLRDAAELPLEDLGAPMDVLWFRIPVPAGMDMSEVALGTIDKGGMVVAIPRGDYWQCAQIIEKGGFAPIEAAGIVAFRDRIVAIAPGLAAGIDAIRSFDDVKLLSVALDRLTRWSRPGLLAIGDAAHAMSPVGGVGINLAVQDAVAAANILAAPLAAGADPDPLLAKVQDRRWTPTTCMQAIQRFAHRRVIEPMLRGEITRVPLAVRLLDSIPLLRRIPGRVLGLGFGRQHVQSPLAKDFS; this is translated from the coding sequence TTGAACGACGTCGCGTCCGTGGTGATCGTCGGCGGCGGGCCTGCCGGCATGGTCGCGGGCCTGCTCCTCGCGCGCGCCGGGGTGCGCGTGACGCTACTCGAAAAGCATGCCGATTTCCTCCGCGACTTCCGCGGCGACACGGTGCATCCCTCGACCCTCGAACTGTTCAACGAGATCGGCCTGCTCGAAGAGCTGCTGAAAGAGCCGCACGCCGCGATCGACACGATGACGCTGGGCCTGCTCGGAGGGCGGTACACCATCGCGACGATGAAGCATCTGCCCGTCGCGGCGCGCTTCGTCGCGATGATGCCGCAATGGGATCTGCTCGATTTCATCGCGGGGCAGGGAAAACGCTATCCGACCTTCGATCTCCGCATGTCGACCGAGGCGACCGGGCTGACCTATGACGCGGCGAACCGCGTCAGCGGGGTGACGCTGGCGAGCGGCGAAGCGCTGCCCGCGCGACTGGTTATCGCCGCCGACGGGCGCCGCTCGGTGCTGCGCGATGCCGCCGAACTGCCGCTTGAGGACCTTGGCGCGCCGATGGACGTGCTCTGGTTCCGCATCCCGGTGCCTGCGGGCATGGACATGTCCGAAGTCGCGCTCGGCACGATCGACAAGGGCGGGATGGTCGTGGCGATCCCGCGCGGCGATTATTGGCAATGCGCGCAGATTATCGAAAAAGGCGGTTTTGCGCCGATCGAGGCGGCGGGGATTGTGGCCTTTCGCGACCGGATCGTCGCGATCGCGCCCGGCCTCGCCGCCGGGATCGATGCGATCCGGAGCTTCGATGATGTGAAATTGCTGTCGGTCGCGCTCGACCGGCTCACCCGCTGGTCGCGCCCGGGCCTGCTCGCGATCGGCGATGCCGCCCATGCGATGTCGCCCGTCGGTGGCGTCGGGATCAACCTCGCGGTGCAGGATGCCGTCGCCGCCGCGAACATTCTCGCCGCCCCGCTCGCGGCGGGCGCCGATCCCGATCCGCTGCTCGCCAAGGTGCAGGACCGCCGCTGGACGCCGACGACGTGCATGCAGGCGATCCAGCGTTTCGCGCACCGGCGGGTGATCGAGCCGATGCTGCGCGGCGAAATCACCCGTGTTCCGCTCGCCGTCCGCCTCCTCGATTCCATCCCGCTGCTTCGCCGCATTCCGGGCCGTGTCCTCGGCCTCGGTTTCGGCCGCCAGCATGTCCAATCCCCGCTTGCGAAAGACTTCTCATGA
- a CDS encoding phytoene desaturase family protein translates to MTKAYDALIIGAGHNGLVCAFYLARAGLKVRIVEARDVVGGAAVTEEFAPGFRNSVASYTVSLLQPKVIADMKLADHGYRVIERPISNFLPQEDGGYLKLGGGLERTQAEFGKFSSRDAEVLPQYYDALENVAELLRDLALRVPPNVGEGMRTLLDGARQGRRFATLSLEQQRDVLDLFTKSARTMLDSWFESEAVKAAFGFDAVVGNYASPDTPGSAYVLLHHVFGEVNGKKGAWGHSVGGMGKITEIMAKVCRDMGVEISLESPVAKVLVDGGKAVGVKLVGGEEIAAARVIANVGPKLLYERMMDASDLPAGFERRIKGFKAGSGTFRMNVALSELPKFTCLPEPGEHHQSGIILAPTLDYMDRAFLDAKQYGWSKAPIVEMLIPSTVDDSLAPPGQHVASLFCQQFAPELPDGRDWDDEEVAAADAIIDTVEKHAPGFRASIVGQTRLSPKGLERKFGLVGGDIMHGNMSLDQLWAARPVLGNGGYRGPVKGLYMCGAGTHPGGGVTGAPGHNAATVILRDRGLFAPKWRV, encoded by the coding sequence ATGACCAAAGCCTATGACGCCCTGATTATCGGCGCCGGCCACAACGGCCTCGTCTGTGCCTTCTATCTCGCCAGGGCGGGGCTGAAGGTGCGCATCGTCGAGGCGCGCGACGTCGTCGGCGGCGCGGCGGTGACCGAGGAGTTCGCGCCGGGCTTCCGCAATTCGGTGGCCAGCTACACGGTCAGCCTGCTCCAGCCGAAGGTCATCGCCGACATGAAGCTCGCCGATCATGGCTATCGCGTCATCGAGCGGCCGATCAGCAATTTCCTGCCGCAGGAGGATGGCGGCTATCTCAAGCTAGGCGGCGGGCTCGAACGCACGCAGGCCGAGTTCGGCAAGTTCAGCAGCCGCGACGCCGAGGTGCTGCCGCAATATTATGACGCGCTCGAAAATGTTGCAGAGCTGCTCCGCGACCTCGCGCTGCGCGTGCCGCCGAACGTCGGTGAGGGGATGCGGACGCTGCTCGACGGCGCCCGGCAGGGGCGGCGTTTCGCGACGCTCAGTCTCGAACAGCAGCGCGACGTGCTCGACCTGTTCACCAAGTCGGCGCGGACGATGCTCGACAGCTGGTTCGAAAGCGAGGCGGTCAAGGCGGCGTTCGGCTTCGACGCCGTCGTCGGCAATTACGCTAGCCCCGACACCCCGGGCAGCGCCTATGTCCTCCTTCACCACGTCTTTGGCGAAGTGAACGGCAAGAAGGGCGCGTGGGGCCACAGCGTTGGCGGCATGGGCAAGATCACCGAGATCATGGCGAAGGTCTGCCGCGACATGGGGGTCGAGATCAGCCTCGAAAGCCCGGTCGCCAAGGTGCTCGTCGACGGCGGCAAGGCGGTCGGCGTCAAGCTCGTTGGCGGCGAGGAAATCGCCGCGGCGCGGGTGATCGCCAACGTCGGCCCGAAATTGCTCTACGAACGGATGATGGACGCAAGCGACCTGCCCGCCGGTTTCGAACGCCGGATCAAGGGGTTCAAGGCGGGCAGCGGCACCTTCCGCATGAACGTCGCATTGAGCGAGCTGCCGAAGTTCACCTGCCTTCCCGAACCCGGCGAGCATCACCAGTCGGGGATCATCCTCGCCCCGACGCTCGACTATATGGACCGCGCTTTCCTCGACGCGAAACAATATGGCTGGTCGAAGGCGCCGATCGTCGAGATGCTGATCCCGTCGACCGTCGACGACAGCCTCGCACCTCCGGGGCAGCATGTCGCGAGTCTCTTCTGCCAGCAGTTCGCACCTGAACTTCCGGACGGGCGCGACTGGGACGATGAGGAAGTAGCCGCCGCCGATGCGATCATCGACACCGTCGAAAAACATGCGCCGGGCTTCCGCGCCAGCATCGTCGGGCAGACGCGCCTGTCGCCCAAAGGTCTCGAACGCAAGTTCGGCCTCGTCGGCGGCGACATCATGCACGGCAATATGAGCCTCGACCAGCTCTGGGCCGCGCGCCCCGTGCTCGGCAACGGCGGTTATCGCGGGCCGGTGAAGGGCCTTTATATGTGCGGCGCGGGCACCCACCCCGGCGGCGGCGTGACCGGCGCGCCGGGGCATAATGCGGCGACGGTGATCCTACGCGACCGGGGCCTCTTCGCCCCCAAATGGCGCGTCTGA